A DNA window from Syntrophales bacterium contains the following coding sequences:
- a CDS encoding YraN family protein: protein MDRQSTNGRGKDTKVLGRIQTGKRGEDIAVDYLTRAGYRIIERNYRCLFGEIDIVAKDKDSVVFVEVKSRKSEEFGDPQLSVGLDKQRKISRISLNYIEEKGLHHCNARFDVVAVKMLPVGNEEVELIQNAFDLVLD, encoded by the coding sequence ATGGACAGGCAAAGCACAAATGGCCGTGGCAAAGATACGAAGGTTCTCGGTAGGATACAAACGGGGAAAAGGGGAGAAGATATAGCTGTTGACTATTTGACGAGGGCGGGATATCGGATTATTGAGCGCAACTACAGATGCCTGTTTGGAGAGATTGATATTGTGGCAAAAGATAAAGATAGTGTAGTCTTTGTAGAGGTTAAGAGCAGGAAATCGGAAGAATTCGGTGATCCGCAGCTTTCGGTCGGATTAGACAAGCAGAGAAAGATCTCCAGAATATCCTTGAATTATATAGAGGAGAAAGGCCTTCATCACTGTAATGCAAGATTCGATGTTGTGGCCGTTAAGATGTTACCTGTAGGCAACGAGGAGGTTGAACTCATTCAGAACGCCTTCGACCTGGTTCTCGACTGA
- a CDS encoding DUF2791 family P-loop domain-containing protein — protein sequence MEQRLALSVIESLRKGIPPQRGTDLYSVGYEKLIEGIKRHHLKGVEDRGIIRFVSGSWGAGKTHFFRLLRDITFAERCLVSNVELSVNEAPLNKFERVFYGIIRNVMTPSVYQEDNSTESAPFGRVVRESLIYLGTQNSLAGGELNHESYSRAVQRLMADQGIDIDFKKMIQRYWETYLPEAAEAAIQDQVRAEILQWFSGEGAIGAYRRRFGVNKTINKDNAKLMLQSLAGFVRLSGFRGLVILFDEAEQSYSTMRKSALKDAQNNLLSLINNIEAIPGLFLIYATTPEFYTNPKYGIVIYGALAGRIGKPEERSPRALNTIWNLDALETSIDEYGTAAKKIRAVYLKAYPEDADKIPDDNEVEKFVNDLFDEHPSLSAVRFWRVLVTVLVAHFDDRLEGEVRSTKELYDDVMDKLREAD from the coding sequence ATGGAGCAGAGGCTCGCTTTATCGGTGATCGAATCCCTACGAAAAGGCATTCCCCCCCAGCGGGGGACGGATCTTTATTCTGTCGGATATGAGAAGTTAATCGAAGGGATCAAGCGCCATCATTTGAAAGGCGTCGAAGATAGAGGCATTATACGATTCGTAAGTGGCTCCTGGGGCGCCGGCAAAACCCACTTCTTCCGTTTGCTGAGGGACATCACCTTTGCGGAGAGATGTCTCGTCTCGAATGTCGAACTATCTGTAAATGAAGCACCTTTGAACAAATTTGAGCGGGTCTTTTACGGGATCATCCGCAATGTTATGACGCCTTCCGTCTATCAGGAAGATAATTCGACAGAATCGGCTCCTTTTGGGAGAGTTGTACGTGAATCTCTTATCTATCTGGGCACCCAGAACTCTTTGGCTGGCGGCGAACTCAATCATGAAAGTTACTCAAGAGCTGTGCAAAGACTCATGGCGGACCAAGGGATCGACATCGATTTCAAAAAGATGATCCAAAGGTATTGGGAAACCTATTTACCCGAGGCTGCCGAGGCTGCGATACAGGATCAAGTCCGTGCAGAGATATTGCAGTGGTTCAGTGGAGAGGGTGCTATTGGCGCTTACCGAAGGCGTTTTGGCGTCAATAAAACAATCAATAAGGACAACGCCAAGCTGATGCTTCAATCTCTTGCAGGTTTTGTGCGTTTGTCAGGATTCCGCGGTTTGGTCATTCTCTTCGATGAAGCTGAGCAGTCCTATTCTACCATGAGAAAATCAGCCTTGAAAGATGCTCAGAATAATCTGTTGTCCCTGATTAACAATATTGAGGCGATTCCCGGATTATTCCTCATCTATGCAACAACGCCAGAATTTTACACAAATCCAAAGTATGGCATTGTGATTTATGGCGCATTAGCCGGCCGAATCGGCAAACCAGAAGAACGAAGCCCCAGGGCTCTCAATACGATATGGAACCTCGATGCCTTGGAAACCAGTATTGATGAGTATGGCACTGCGGCAAAGAAGATCAGAGCCGTTTATCTCAAGGCCTATCCGGAAGACGCGGATAAGATACCGGATGACAACGAAGTGGAGAAGTTTGTTAATGATCTTTTTGATGAGCATCCGTCATTGAGCGCTGTCCGTTTCTGGAGGGTTCTTGTTACTGTGCTTGTCGCTCATTTTGACGATAGGCTGGAAGGGGAAGTTCGCTCTACAAAAGAACTTTATGATGACGTTATGGATAAACTTCGCGAGGCTGATTGA
- a CDS encoding DUF2791 family P-loop domain-containing protein — translation MDPSQAQRVVEDLRIGIPPEGYVFHFTVGRKAEVEILDNRLKKSHKGALLLKANYGSGKTHLLRFLKERALEEGYIVSLVALDAKSAVRFNRMDQILGAIWRGLEIPNNNGSKGIRPFFNEICTKIESSKSRRKSCFWCDLTHEWRWDFSDVLEAPSIFIGLRAWSTGMKAIQDIVEAWFFEPWVYKTQRSKLYYQLIGQLKNHFRDPRYEWQFYNDGIFDFQIQAYAQSWSALRDIHKLAIEACYRGFIILFDEFEDVIHNLRNIKHQQAAFWNLFEFYGGKKFDGMTYFAVTPNFAKKCKTLLLQKGYWDYDYSLFDKLPTFEMSPLTAEELQELAIKIMEVHGIAYGWEPDLIMKMSELKALVAKTASVQVQDRARQTIKEIVKHLDRLIEDIE, via the coding sequence ATGGATCCTTCTCAGGCGCAGCGGGTAGTCGAAGATTTACGGATAGGCATTCCTCCTGAGGGGTATGTTTTTCACTTTACCGTCGGGAGGAAGGCCGAGGTTGAGATATTAGACAACCGACTTAAAAAAAGCCATAAAGGCGCACTGCTGCTGAAAGCCAATTATGGTTCCGGTAAGACGCACCTTTTGCGATTCCTGAAGGAGCGGGCATTAGAAGAGGGATACATCGTTAGTTTAGTGGCGTTAGATGCGAAGTCCGCCGTTCGCTTCAATCGCATGGATCAAATATTGGGGGCGATCTGGCGTGGTCTTGAGATTCCGAACAATAATGGCAGCAAAGGTATCCGTCCATTTTTTAATGAAATATGCACTAAGATTGAATCCAGCAAGTCAAGAAGAAAATCTTGTTTCTGGTGCGATCTTACGCATGAATGGCGTTGGGATTTTTCCGATGTTCTTGAAGCGCCCTCCATCTTTATTGGGCTCCGCGCATGGTCAACCGGCATGAAAGCGATTCAAGATATAGTGGAAGCATGGTTTTTTGAACCATGGGTTTATAAAACCCAGAGAAGCAAGCTTTATTATCAGTTAATCGGCCAACTTAAGAATCACTTCCGGGACCCTCGCTACGAATGGCAGTTCTATAACGACGGTATTTTCGATTTTCAGATACAAGCATATGCTCAAAGCTGGTCTGCCTTAAGAGATATTCACAAGTTGGCAATAGAGGCCTGTTACAGAGGTTTTATCATTCTGTTTGACGAATTCGAAGATGTGATTCACAACTTGAGAAACATCAAACATCAGCAAGCCGCCTTTTGGAATCTATTCGAGTTTTATGGGGGCAAGAAATTCGACGGCATGACCTATTTTGCAGTAACCCCGAATTTTGCGAAAAAATGCAAGACTCTGCTTCTCCAGAAGGGATACTGGGACTATGATTACAGCTTGTTCGATAAACTTCCTACTTTTGAAATGAGTCCTCTCACCGCCGAAGAGCTTCAGGAATTGGCGATCAAGATTATGGAGGTTCACGGTATCGCCTACGGATGGGAACCGGATTTAATCATGAAAATGTCTGAGTTGAAGGCTCTCGTGGCAAAGACGGCTTCAGTGCAGGTGCAGGACAGGGCGCGTCAAACCATCAAAGAAATCGTTAAACACTTGGATAGACTTATCGAGGATATTGAATGA
- a CDS encoding YbhB/YbcL family Raf kinase inhibitor-like protein codes for MIRKLFLMAILVFLLTFLSLDGTQAQMKGGKTMEIKSTAFKEGGMIPAKYTCDGVDVSPPLEWSNFPKETKSFALICDDPDAPMGTWVHWVIYDIPAGITQLPENVAPQRELASGGKQGTNDFRKIGYGGPCPPRGEHRYYFKLYALDGATDLKPGATKEQLLKAMKGHILAEAQLMGKYKR; via the coding sequence ATGATCAGAAAATTGTTTTTGATGGCAATTCTGGTTTTTCTTTTGACCTTTCTGAGTCTCGATGGGACTCAGGCACAGATGAAGGGAGGAAAGACGATGGAAATTAAGAGCACAGCATTTAAAGAGGGCGGAATGATACCGGCAAAGTATACCTGCGACGGGGTGGATGTATCCCCTCCGCTGGAATGGAGTAACTTCCCGAAAGAAACGAAAAGTTTTGCCCTCATCTGCGATGATCCCGATGCCCCTATGGGGACCTGGGTGCACTGGGTTATCTATGATATTCCGGCCGGTATCACGCAATTACCGGAAAATGTAGCCCCCCAGAGAGAACTGGCCTCAGGTGGAAAACAGGGTACCAATGATTTTCGCAAAATAGGTTACGGTGGCCCCTGTCCCCCGAGGGGGGAACATCGTTACTACTTCAAGCTCTATGCCCTGGATGGGGCAACCGATCTAAAACCGGGAGCGACCAAGGAGCAACTCCTGAAAGCCATGAAGGGACATATCCTTGCTGAAGCGCAACTGATGGGGAAATACAAAAGGTAA
- a CDS encoding HNH endonuclease: protein MVTVKMGAREILETAGHPKICTYCGIKEDDFTKVWGPFYAGKRGKRLEPDHKDNNKKDNNIGNLCWACSLCNCAKTDKLTHEEMKDVGAVIRRIWRKRAGLADK from the coding sequence ATGGTAACTGTGAAAATGGGTGCGAGGGAAATACTTGAAACAGCTGGCCATCCTAAGATTTGCACTTACTGTGGCATAAAGGAAGATGATTTTACGAAAGTATGGGGTCCGTTCTACGCCGGTAAACGAGGGAAAAGATTGGAACCTGATCACAAAGATAACAATAAAAAGGATAATAATATTGGAAACTTGTGTTGGGCTTGCAGCTTATGTAACTGTGCCAAGACCGATAAGTTGACCCATGAAGAAATGAAGGATGTTGGGGCTGTGATCAGAAGGATATGGAGAAAAAGGGCGGGCTTGGCGGATAAATAA
- a CDS encoding sigma-54 dependent transcriptional regulator, with translation MNILIVDDEEHIRRTFQMRLADWGHEVFDAPDGDAALKILKSVECQVAITDLRMPGISGEELVRLIREQFPSTEVVVITGYASVESAVCVMKYGARDFFIKPLNFEHVRIVLDKIEEHLFLSKENQRLREQVGTLNTLVSERYSLDGIIGKGKAMQNVFRMITSVAPLDSTVLISGETGTGKELVARTIHYNSRRKLRPMVTVDCGVLSETLLESELFGHEKGAFTGAYKARMGLFEQADGGTVLLDEVTNASSSVQKKLLRVIQEKTFERLGGETTRKTDVRIIAATNQDLSQRVKDGSLRTDLYYRLNVIPVHLSPLRERREDIPLLVRHFLDKFTHQIGREPLQISPEAMEQLISYPWPGNVREVINIMERLAIVTVGSVIKKVPLEGEVSPEFSSSPLPSLGLSLKEQIVNLERPYLVQALKLYRGSIKDVSKKTGLSPRTIYRKMKQYGLDKHDFKK, from the coding sequence ATGAATATACTGATCGTAGATGATGAAGAGCACATTAGAAGGACGTTCCAGATGAGACTGGCCGATTGGGGGCATGAGGTCTTTGATGCCCCTGACGGTGATGCCGCTTTGAAGATACTTAAGAGTGTTGAGTGTCAGGTGGCGATTACCGATTTGAGGATGCCGGGAATCTCAGGGGAAGAACTGGTACGGCTGATACGTGAACAATTCCCGTCCACAGAGGTGGTGGTCATCACCGGATATGCGAGTGTGGAATCTGCCGTTTGTGTTATGAAATACGGTGCCCGTGATTTCTTTATCAAACCTTTAAATTTCGAACATGTTCGTATAGTCCTCGATAAGATAGAAGAACACCTCTTTTTAAGCAAAGAGAATCAAAGACTTAGAGAACAGGTCGGCACACTTAACACCCTTGTTTCCGAACGCTACAGCCTGGATGGTATCATTGGTAAAGGTAAGGCTATGCAGAATGTTTTTCGGATGATTACATCCGTTGCACCACTTGATTCTACGGTGCTTATCTCTGGTGAAACCGGTACCGGCAAGGAATTGGTGGCCCGCACCATTCACTATAACAGCCGCCGTAAGTTACGGCCTATGGTTACCGTGGATTGTGGTGTCCTTTCGGAAACCCTTCTCGAATCAGAACTATTTGGTCATGAGAAGGGGGCATTTACCGGGGCCTATAAGGCAAGGATGGGCCTTTTTGAACAGGCTGATGGGGGTACCGTTCTTCTGGATGAGGTGACAAATGCGTCTTCTTCCGTACAAAAAAAGCTCTTGCGTGTTATTCAGGAAAAGACCTTTGAACGCCTGGGAGGTGAGACAACCCGTAAGACGGATGTACGAATTATCGCCGCCACCAATCAGGATTTAAGTCAGCGGGTCAAGGATGGCTCACTTCGTACCGACCTTTACTATCGGCTTAACGTTATCCCTGTCCATCTCTCCCCCTTAAGGGAAAGGAGGGAGGACATCCCCCTTCTGGTCCGACATTTTCTTGACAAGTTTACCCACCAGATCGGCAGGGAGCCCCTCCAGATTTCACCTGAGGCGATGGAGCAGCTCATCAGTTATCCCTGGCCTGGAAATGTGCGGGAAGTAATCAATATCATGGAAAGGCTCGCCATTGTAACAGTCGGTAGTGTGATTAAGAAGGTCCCCCTTGAGGGGGAGGTGAGTCCTGAATTTTCTTCCTCTCCCTTACCCAGCCTTGGACTCTCACTTAAAGAGCAGATAGTGAACCTTGAACGTCCCTATCTTGTGCAGGCACTTAAATTGTATCGGGGAAGCATAAAGGATGTCTCAAAAAAGACCGGTCTTTCTCCTCGCACAATCTACCGGAAGATGAAACAATACGGCCTGGATAAACATGATTTTAAAAAATAG
- the carB gene encoding carbamoyl-phosphate synthase large subunit, which produces MPKRDDLAKILIIGSGPIIISQACEFDYSGTQACKALKEEGYQVVLINSNPATIMTDPEMADRTYVEPITPEAVAKIIAKERPDALLPTLGGQTGLNTAVAVAESGVLERYGVEMIGASLSVIHKAEDRGKFRQAMEHIGLRVPCSGFAGDMDEVFEVAGVIGFPIIIRPSFTLGGTGSGVAYNREELAELAKSGLDASMIHEIMLEESVIGWKEYELEVMRDRADNVVIICSIENFDPMGVHTGESITVAPAQTLTDMEYQRMRDAAIAIMREIGVETGGSNVQFAVHPQTGEMVVIEMNPRVSRSSALASKATGFPIAKIAAKLAVGYTLDEIPNDITRETMASFEPTIDYCVVKIPRWTFEKFPETEDILTTSMKSVGETMAIGRTFKEALQKAVRSLEIGRYGITEALPDIIRNPREFLTAKLTTPNSLRLFYIAAAFHHGMDIEEIACLTQIDPWFLSQLRELVEAENILKMTPPSGALLREAKRLGFSDRYLGQLWKIPEVEIRRWRFNENIFPVYKLVDTCAAEFEAYTPYYYSTYEIEDEARPSSKPKVVILGGGPNRIGQGIEFDYCCVHASFALREEGYESIMVNSNPETVSTDYDTSDKLFFEPVTLEDVMHIIKTEDPYGVIVQFGGQTPLNLAKGLEAEGVRILGTSPDAIDRAEDRQRFQDIVRRLNLDQPDNDTAMTVDQAFRAAERIGYPVLVRPSYVLGGRSMEIVYDSETLCQFMERALIVSPDHPILIDKFLEDAIEVDVDAISDGTNTVIGGIMEHIEEAGIHSGDSACVLPPITFSRGLLDTIEKQTKMIARELGVVGLMNIQYASKGGVLYVLEVNPRASRTVPFVSKAIGVPLAKLATKVMLGRSLKELGFTETILPEYISVKEAVFPFNRFPDVDILLGPEMKSTGEVMGIDHSFGMAFAKSQMAAGFQLPLEGGVFISVHDIHKDKIIPVARTFQNMGFAIMATRGTAAHLEANGVKAGMILKVSEGRPHVVDYIKNGDIQLVINTSMGRRSSLDAYDIRRGALIYNILYTTTIAGARALSEAIMTMREEKWQVCPLQDYHAEVVSHKS; this is translated from the coding sequence ATGCCGAAACGAGACGATCTGGCAAAAATATTGATTATCGGGTCCGGCCCCATCATCATCAGCCAGGCCTGTGAATTTGATTACTCCGGGACACAGGCATGTAAGGCACTGAAGGAGGAAGGTTATCAGGTTGTTCTGATCAACTCTAACCCGGCGACGATTATGACAGACCCGGAAATGGCCGACCGGACTTACGTAGAGCCGATTACACCGGAGGCCGTGGCGAAGATTATCGCGAAGGAACGGCCCGATGCCCTCCTTCCCACGCTGGGGGGCCAGACGGGGTTGAACACGGCCGTAGCGGTGGCGGAAAGCGGGGTCCTGGAGCGTTACGGCGTAGAAATGATCGGGGCCTCTCTCTCCGTAATTCATAAGGCGGAAGACCGTGGGAAATTCCGCCAGGCGATGGAACATATTGGGCTCAGGGTACCCTGCAGCGGCTTTGCCGGGGATATGGATGAGGTCTTTGAGGTTGCAGGCGTTATCGGCTTTCCCATCATTATCCGCCCCTCCTTTACCCTGGGGGGCACGGGTAGCGGTGTTGCCTATAACCGAGAAGAACTGGCGGAACTGGCCAAAAGCGGATTGGATGCCAGTATGATCCATGAGATCATGCTGGAAGAATCAGTTATCGGATGGAAGGAATATGAGCTGGAGGTAATGCGGGACAGGGCTGATAATGTGGTGATCATCTGTTCCATAGAAAATTTTGATCCCATGGGTGTCCATACGGGAGAGTCCATTACGGTGGCGCCTGCTCAAACCCTGACCGATATGGAGTATCAGCGGATGCGTGATGCGGCCATAGCCATCATGCGGGAAATCGGCGTGGAAACGGGGGGATCAAATGTGCAGTTCGCCGTTCATCCCCAAACCGGCGAGATGGTTGTCATCGAAATGAATCCCCGTGTCTCCCGCTCTTCGGCCCTCGCTTCCAAGGCAACTGGTTTTCCCATCGCCAAGATCGCCGCCAAACTTGCTGTTGGCTATACCCTTGATGAAATTCCCAACGACATCACCAGGGAAACGATGGCCTCTTTTGAACCAACGATAGATTACTGCGTCGTTAAGATACCCCGCTGGACATTTGAAAAGTTTCCCGAAACAGAAGATATATTGACCACCTCCATGAAATCGGTGGGAGAAACCATGGCCATCGGCCGTACATTCAAAGAAGCCCTGCAGAAAGCTGTTCGGTCCCTGGAGATTGGCCGGTACGGTATTACAGAGGCGTTACCGGATATTATTCGTAATCCCCGTGAATTTTTAACTGCTAAACTGACAACACCGAACTCTCTTCGTCTGTTCTATATTGCCGCCGCCTTTCATCACGGCATGGACATTGAGGAGATAGCTTGCCTGACACAAATTGATCCCTGGTTTCTCTCTCAGCTCAGGGAACTCGTCGAGGCGGAAAATATCCTGAAAATGACGCCACCCTCCGGCGCACTGCTGAGGGAAGCAAAGAGGCTGGGTTTTTCCGACCGTTACCTGGGGCAACTCTGGAAAATCCCGGAAGTAGAGATCCGCCGTTGGCGTTTTAACGAGAATATTTTTCCCGTTTATAAGCTTGTTGATACCTGTGCCGCTGAATTCGAGGCTTATACGCCGTATTACTACTCTACCTATGAGATCGAGGATGAGGCGCGGCCCTCCTCGAAACCCAAGGTGGTTATCTTGGGAGGAGGACCTAACCGTATCGGCCAGGGTATCGAATTCGACTACTGCTGTGTGCATGCGTCGTTTGCCCTCCGGGAGGAGGGATATGAAAGTATCATGGTGAATTCCAACCCGGAGACGGTCAGTACTGACTACGATACGTCAGATAAACTCTTTTTTGAGCCGGTGACCCTGGAAGATGTCATGCACATAATAAAAACGGAAGACCCTTACGGGGTGATTGTCCAGTTCGGCGGCCAGACCCCTCTCAACCTTGCCAAGGGCCTGGAGGCGGAAGGAGTTAGAATCCTGGGGACCTCGCCCGATGCGATTGATCGTGCCGAAGACCGCCAGCGGTTTCAGGATATCGTCCGACGCCTGAACCTCGACCAACCCGATAATGACACAGCAATGACCGTTGATCAGGCGTTCCGTGCGGCGGAACGTATCGGTTACCCGGTTCTGGTCAGACCTTCCTATGTCCTCGGGGGACGATCCATGGAAATTGTATACGACTCGGAAACCTTATGCCAGTTCATGGAAAGGGCCCTTATCGTTTCTCCTGATCATCCCATCCTGATTGATAAATTCCTCGAAGATGCCATTGAGGTGGACGTAGATGCGATCAGCGACGGCACAAATACCGTCATCGGCGGGATCATGGAGCATATCGAGGAAGCCGGTATCCATTCGGGAGACAGCGCCTGTGTCCTGCCGCCGATCACCTTTTCCCGGGGGCTCCTCGACACAATTGAAAAACAGACGAAAATGATCGCCCGGGAATTGGGAGTCGTCGGTCTGATGAATATTCAGTATGCCAGCAAAGGGGGCGTGCTGTATGTCCTGGAAGTCAATCCCCGCGCCTCCCGAACTGTTCCGTTTGTCAGCAAGGCGATCGGCGTGCCGCTTGCCAAACTGGCAACAAAAGTGATGCTGGGACGTTCCTTAAAGGAATTGGGCTTTACAGAAACTATCTTACCGGAATATATTTCCGTGAAAGAGGCCGTCTTTCCCTTCAACCGCTTTCCCGACGTGGATATCCTCCTGGGGCCGGAAATGAAATCTACGGGCGAGGTGATGGGGATTGATCATTCCTTCGGCATGGCTTTTGCCAAATCACAGATGGCAGCCGGTTTTCAGTTGCCCCTCGAGGGGGGTGTCTTTATCAGTGTGCACGATATCCATAAGGACAAGATTATTCCCGTGGCCCGCACCTTCCAAAACATGGGTTTTGCCATCATGGCCACCCGTGGTACGGCAGCCCATTTGGAAGCCAATGGCGTAAAGGCCGGGATGATACTCAAAGTCAGTGAAGGCCGTCCCCATGTTGTGGACTATATCAAAAACGGCGATATCCAGTTAGTTATAAATACGAGCATGGGACGGAGGTCTTCTCTCGATGCCTATGACATCCGCCGGGGTGCGCTCATTTATAATATTCTCTACACCACGACGATCGCCGGGGCAAGGGCCTTAAGTGAAGCAATTATGACCATGCGTGAGGAAAAGTGGCAGGTCTGTCCACTTCAGGATTACCATGCAGAAGTCGTAAGTCATAAGTCATAA
- a CDS encoding DUF1847 domain-containing protein translates to MEALQFPACSKCGKRNCHPRGAVDIPVDIKGAPSFCPMKIDTDALNKAWEEYQQPEVLEFARQASIQEFQCYEWIGNKVITRIPRLEETIQLAQKMGYKKLGLAFCLGLASEALTLDKILQNKGFEVVSVCCKAGGVAKEKIGIKPEEKIRGPATYESMCNPIGQAEIMNKEMVDWVILLGLCVGHDTLFLQYCKRPVTVLAVKDRVLAHNPLGALYLASAFYYSRLMAKD, encoded by the coding sequence ATGGAAGCGCTTCAGTTTCCAGCTTGTTCCAAGTGTGGTAAGCGCAATTGTCACCCTCGTGGTGCAGTGGATATTCCGGTGGACATAAAGGGTGCCCCGTCTTTCTGTCCGATGAAAATCGATACCGATGCCCTTAACAAAGCATGGGAGGAGTACCAGCAGCCCGAGGTGCTTGAATTTGCCCGACAGGCATCAATTCAGGAGTTCCAGTGTTATGAGTGGATAGGTAACAAGGTAATAACGAGGATACCGAGGCTTGAGGAGACGATACAATTAGCCCAAAAAATGGGCTATAAGAAGCTTGGCCTCGCTTTTTGTCTCGGACTTGCCAGCGAAGCGTTGACCCTCGACAAAATCTTACAGAATAAAGGATTTGAGGTTGTATCGGTGTGTTGCAAAGCGGGTGGGGTTGCTAAAGAAAAAATCGGGATTAAACCGGAGGAAAAGATAAGGGGTCCTGCAACCTATGAATCTATGTGCAATCCCATCGGGCAAGCTGAGATAATGAATAAGGAAATGGTGGACTGGGTAATATTATTGGGATTATGCGTTGGTCACGATACTCTATTTTTACAATATTGCAAGCGCCCTGTTACGGTGTTAGCAGTCAAAGATAGGGTGCTGGCACATAATCCTTTGGGTGCATTATATCTGGCATCAGCCTTTTATTACAGCCGACTCATGGCAAAAGATTGA
- a CDS encoding ATP-binding protein has protein sequence MTPRGKTTADLRKLQNRLETELQQATGLLDSLTTCVAKCDPNGVIIACNSAFIQATGLGREEVIFKKVYELPWLTYSKEEQTRIKDALTEALTGKRCSLDALLSVKNRGVEPFGVSINPVTDEMGQVVFLSFEAKELAEHLDSLQRLLQKENYSGRLKIGNLTEKNQFRAEVLQARLQSEKLSSLGCLVAGVAHEINNPLTSIVGCSEYLAKDIQLTGKTKEAVDIILNEARRSSQIVRNLLSFSRQSVPEKVVANLNDIVRAVLEIRKYGLRDKGIKVNLALMPDLPPAKMDVNQLQQVILNLINNTVDAIEESGKGSQIAIRTFVKDTLVIVEVEDDGPGIPNDTFLRIFDPFFTTKSPGKGTGLGLSISYGIIREHGGEIEVNTTVGEGAKFSLGLPVYRPERGVRVKADS, from the coding sequence ATGACTCCTCGAGGAAAAACTACAGCAGACCTGAGGAAATTGCAAAACCGGCTTGAAACAGAGTTGCAGCAGGCCACGGGATTGCTTGATAGTCTGACAACCTGTGTCGCAAAGTGTGATCCCAATGGGGTAATAATTGCCTGCAACAGCGCATTCATCCAGGCTACCGGTCTTGGACGGGAAGAGGTCATTTTTAAAAAAGTATATGAGTTGCCATGGCTTACGTATTCAAAGGAGGAACAGACCCGCATTAAAGATGCCCTAACAGAGGCTCTAACCGGCAAGAGATGTTCTCTGGATGCGCTTCTTAGTGTGAAGAATAGGGGTGTGGAGCCTTTTGGGGTAAGTATAAATCCAGTTACCGATGAAATGGGACAGGTAGTTTTTCTCTCCTTTGAGGCAAAAGAACTTGCTGAACATCTTGATTCGCTACAGAGGTTGTTGCAAAAAGAGAATTATTCTGGCCGGCTGAAAATCGGTAACTTAACCGAGAAGAATCAGTTCCGAGCCGAAGTGCTTCAGGCGCGTTTACAGTCAGAGAAACTCTCCTCCCTGGGGTGTCTTGTTGCCGGTGTAGCTCATGAGATCAACAACCCTTTAACCAGCATTGTCGGTTGTTCAGAATACCTGGCGAAAGATATCCAGCTTACCGGGAAGACTAAAGAGGCGGTGGATATTATCCTGAATGAGGCCCGAAGATCAAGCCAGATTGTGAGGAATCTGCTGAGCTTTTCCCGTCAGTCCGTGCCGGAGAAGGTTGTCGCTAACCTCAACGATATTGTAAGGGCCGTTCTGGAGATAAGGAAATATGGTTTAAGAGATAAGGGGATAAAGGTGAATCTTGCATTGATGCCTGACCTACCACCGGCAAAAATGGATGTGAATCAGTTGCAGCAGGTTATTTTAAATCTCATCAATAATACTGTGGATGCCATTGAAGAATCTGGAAAGGGAAGCCAGATTGCTATACGAACGTTCGTTAAAGATACCTTAGTAATTGTCGAGGTAGAGGATGATGGTCCCGGTATCCCTAATGATACCTTTCTCAGGATCTTTGATCCATTTTTCACCACCAAGAGCCCCGGTAAAGGTACAGGTCTGGGGTTATCCATTTCCTATGGTATTATCCGGGAACATGGAGGAGAGATCGAGGTGAATACCACCGTGGGAGAGGGGGCAAAATTTTCTCTTGGCCTGCCCGTCTACAGGCCCGAGAGAGGAGTAAGGGTTAAGGCTGATAGCTGA